Proteins from one Mycobacterium sp. EPa45 genomic window:
- the fadD32 gene encoding long-chain-fatty-acid--AMP ligase FadD32, with the protein MPFHNPFIKNGLITFPEGASVVKHVERWAKVRGDKIAYRFLDFSTERDGVVRELTWADFGSRNRAVAARLQQVTQPGDRVAILCPQNLEYLIAFFGTMYSGRIAVPLFDPAEPGHVGRLHAVLDDCGASAILTTTDSAEGVRKFFRSRPAKERPRVIAVDAIPDEVGVTWQPFDAVNEDTIAYLQYTSGSTRIPSGVQITHLNMATNVVQVIEALEGEEGDRGVSWLPFFHDMGLVTALLPAMIGHYFTFMTPAAFVRRPGRWIRELAWREGDTGGAISVAPNFAFDHAAARGVPKDDEEPLDLSHVKAILNGSEPISAATVQRFNDAFRPFGFQPRAIKPSYGLAEATLFVSTTPSSEEPKIVSVDRDELNAGHFVVVPDDSPTAVAQASAGKVGVAEWAVIVDNETATELPDGQIGEIWISGQNMGTGYWNKKEETVATFQNILKSRTSPSHAEGAADDATWVRTGDLGAFYDGDLYITGRVKDLVIIDGRNHYPQDLEYSAQEATKAVRTGFVAAFSVPANQLPDEVFENAHAGLKRDANDSSEQLVIVAERAPGSHKMELGPISDDIRAAIAVRHGVTVRDVLLTPAGAIPRTSSGKIGRRACRSAYLDGTLRSGKVANAFPDDEE; encoded by the coding sequence ATGCCGTTCCACAATCCGTTCATCAAGAACGGCCTGATCACCTTCCCCGAGGGCGCCAGTGTGGTCAAGCACGTGGAGCGCTGGGCCAAGGTTCGCGGCGACAAGATCGCCTACCGCTTCCTGGATTTCTCCACCGAACGTGACGGCGTCGTTCGCGAGCTGACCTGGGCAGATTTCGGCAGCCGCAACCGGGCCGTCGCAGCTCGGCTGCAACAAGTGACCCAGCCCGGTGACCGGGTAGCCATCCTGTGCCCGCAGAACCTCGAATACCTGATCGCCTTCTTCGGCACCATGTACTCCGGCCGAATCGCGGTTCCGCTCTTCGACCCGGCCGAGCCCGGGCACGTCGGCCGCTTGCACGCGGTGCTCGACGACTGTGGTGCCTCGGCGATCCTGACCACCACCGACTCAGCCGAGGGTGTGCGCAAGTTTTTCCGCAGCCGTCCGGCCAAAGAGCGGCCTCGCGTCATCGCCGTGGACGCCATCCCCGACGAGGTCGGTGTGACCTGGCAACCGTTCGACGCGGTCAACGAGGACACCATCGCCTATCTGCAGTACACGTCCGGCTCCACGCGGATCCCGAGCGGCGTGCAGATCACCCACCTGAACATGGCCACCAACGTGGTGCAGGTGATCGAGGCCCTCGAAGGCGAGGAAGGCGACCGCGGTGTCTCCTGGCTGCCGTTCTTCCACGACATGGGTCTGGTCACCGCGCTGCTGCCGGCGATGATCGGCCACTACTTCACGTTCATGACACCCGCGGCCTTCGTCCGCCGCCCCGGTCGCTGGATTCGCGAGCTCGCCTGGCGGGAAGGCGACACCGGCGGTGCCATCTCGGTAGCCCCGAACTTCGCGTTCGACCACGCCGCAGCCCGCGGTGTCCCCAAGGATGACGAAGAACCGCTGGACCTGTCGCACGTGAAGGCCATCCTCAACGGCAGTGAGCCGATCTCGGCCGCCACCGTGCAGCGCTTCAACGACGCGTTCCGCCCGTTCGGCTTCCAGCCGAGGGCCATCAAGCCGTCCTACGGCCTGGCCGAGGCGACATTGTTCGTGTCGACGACGCCATCGTCGGAAGAGCCCAAGATCGTCTCGGTCGATCGTGACGAATTGAACGCGGGCCACTTCGTCGTGGTGCCCGACGATTCACCCACGGCGGTGGCTCAGGCCTCGGCCGGCAAGGTCGGCGTCGCCGAGTGGGCGGTGATCGTGGACAACGAGACCGCCACCGAACTGCCCGACGGGCAGATCGGCGAGATCTGGATCAGCGGCCAGAACATGGGGACCGGCTACTGGAACAAGAAGGAAGAGACCGTCGCGACGTTCCAGAACATCCTCAAGTCGCGGACCAGCCCGTCGCACGCCGAAGGTGCCGCCGACGACGCCACCTGGGTGCGCACCGGTGACCTCGGCGCGTTCTACGACGGTGACCTCTACATCACCGGCCGCGTCAAGGACCTGGTGATCATCGACGGTCGCAACCACTACCCGCAGGACCTGGAGTACTCCGCTCAGGAAGCCACCAAGGCTGTCCGGACCGGATTCGTCGCTGCGTTCTCAGTGCCGGCCAACCAGCTGCCCGACGAGGTGTTCGAGAACGCGCACGCCGGGCTCAAGCGTGACGCCAACGACAGCTCCGAGCAGCTGGTGATCGTCGCCGAGCGCGCGCCGGGTTCCCACAAGATGGAGCTGGGGCCGATCTCCGATGACATCCGCGCAGCGATCGCGGTGCGCCATGGCGTCACGGTTCGCGATGTGCTGCTGACCCCCGCCGGTGCGATCCCGCGGACCTCCAGCGGCAAGATCGGCCGGCGCGCCTGCCGCTCGGCTTACCTCGACGGCACCCTGCGCAGCGGCAAGGTGGCCAACGCCTTCCCCGACGACGAGGAATGA
- the zomB gene encoding flagellar motor control protein ZomB, giving the protein MTPEPASAQPTYLRAARISLWVSVGVVAALWTWGAWQRRWIADDGLIVLRTVRNLLAGNGPVFNAGERVESNTSTLWTYLNYVGALIAGPVQLEYVALALALSLSVAGVVFVMLGTARLFAPGLQGRRAVFLPAGALVYIAIPPARDFATSGLENGLVLAWIGLLWWMMVVWSQQPRLHRSGPVFTAALAFVAGLSVLVRPELALIGGLALVMILIAARGWITRLLILVAGGLFPVGYQIFRMGYYGLLFPQTALAKDASGDKWGQGLIYLANFNQPYALWLAALLVMALGAMVVAARRAAAGPPDASRSARRLARRIQSPTAVVIFMLVSGVLQALYWIRQGGDFMHGRVLLTPVFCLLTPVALIPVVLPDAVRFSRERATVLAGTTVALWLALVGWSLWAANSPGMGRDATRVTYSGIVDERRFYSQATGHAHPLTAADYLDYPRMRAVLTAINNTPDGALLLPAGNYDVWDVVPAYPPPPPPPGVSMDTWRRQIAPHTVFFTNLGMLGMNVGLNVRVIDQIGLANPIAAHTARLEDGRIGHDKNLFPDWAVAEGPWLKEHPYVPPYLDEGWIAEAGVALGCPETDAMLKSIRAPLGVRRFVSNVLHALDFTRYRIDRVPQYELQRCNLPEPPLKGTPYTGLPATGP; this is encoded by the coding sequence CTGACGCCCGAGCCGGCCTCGGCGCAGCCCACGTACCTTCGGGCGGCCCGGATCAGCTTGTGGGTCAGTGTCGGTGTGGTCGCGGCGCTGTGGACCTGGGGTGCCTGGCAACGACGGTGGATCGCCGACGACGGTCTGATCGTGCTGCGCACGGTGCGCAACCTGCTGGCCGGCAACGGCCCGGTGTTCAATGCCGGCGAGCGGGTGGAGTCGAACACCTCCACGCTGTGGACCTACCTGAACTATGTCGGTGCCCTGATCGCCGGCCCGGTGCAGCTGGAGTACGTGGCGCTGGCACTCGCGCTGAGCTTGTCGGTGGCTGGTGTGGTGTTCGTAATGCTCGGCACCGCAAGGCTGTTCGCGCCCGGTCTGCAGGGTCGCCGGGCGGTGTTTCTCCCGGCCGGCGCGCTGGTGTACATCGCGATCCCGCCCGCGCGTGACTTCGCCACCTCGGGGCTGGAGAACGGCCTGGTGCTCGCCTGGATCGGCCTGCTGTGGTGGATGATGGTCGTCTGGTCGCAGCAGCCCCGGCTGCACCGCAGCGGCCCCGTTTTCACCGCCGCGCTGGCCTTCGTCGCCGGCTTGAGCGTGCTGGTCCGGCCCGAACTCGCCCTGATCGGCGGACTGGCGCTGGTGATGATTCTCATCGCCGCCCGCGGCTGGATCACCCGGTTGCTCATCCTCGTCGCCGGCGGCCTGTTCCCGGTCGGCTATCAGATCTTCCGAATGGGTTACTACGGGCTGCTTTTCCCGCAGACCGCGTTGGCCAAGGATGCCTCGGGGGACAAGTGGGGCCAAGGCCTGATCTATCTGGCCAACTTCAACCAGCCGTATGCGCTGTGGCTGGCGGCCCTGCTCGTGATGGCGCTTGGCGCGATGGTGGTGGCGGCACGCCGAGCCGCGGCCGGCCCGCCGGACGCATCCCGAAGCGCCCGACGGTTGGCTCGTCGCATCCAAAGCCCCACTGCCGTCGTGATTTTCATGCTCGTCAGCGGCGTACTGCAGGCCCTGTACTGGATCCGGCAGGGCGGCGATTTCATGCATGGCCGGGTCTTGTTGACGCCGGTGTTCTGCCTGCTGACTCCGGTTGCCCTGATTCCCGTCGTGCTGCCGGACGCCGTCAGGTTCTCCCGTGAGCGTGCCACCGTGCTGGCCGGCACGACGGTGGCATTGTGGCTCGCGCTGGTCGGTTGGTCGCTGTGGGCCGCGAACTCACCGGGGATGGGTCGCGACGCCACCCGGGTCACCTATTCGGGAATCGTCGATGAGCGGCGGTTCTATTCGCAGGCGACCGGTCATGCCCACCCGCTGACCGCGGCGGACTACCTCGACTACCCGCGGATGCGCGCGGTGCTGACCGCGATCAACAACACCCCCGACGGCGCGCTGCTGCTGCCGGCGGGCAACTACGACGTGTGGGATGTGGTGCCCGCCTACCCGCCGCCACCGCCGCCCCCCGGTGTCTCGATGGACACCTGGCGTCGCCAAATAGCACCGCACACAGTCTTTTTCACCAACCTCGGCATGCTCGGCATGAACGTCGGCCTGAATGTCAGGGTGATCGACCAGATCGGTCTCGCGAACCCGATCGCAGCGCACACCGCGCGGCTGGAAGACGGCCGGATCGGGCACGACAAGAACCTCTTTCCGGACTGGGCGGTGGCCGAGGGCCCCTGGCTCAAAGAGCATCCGTATGTCCCGCCTTATCTCGACGAGGGCTGGATCGCCGAGGCGGGGGTGGCCCTGGGTTGCCCCGAGACCGATGCGATGCTCAAATCGATCCGCGCCCCCCTGGGCGTCCGCCGCTTCGTGTCAAATGTGTTGCACGCGCTCGATTTCACCCGGTACCGCATCGATCGCGTGCCGCAGTACGAGCTGCAGCGCTGCAATCTGCCCGAGCCGCCGTTGAAGGGCACTCCGTATACCGGCTTGCCGGCCACCGGCCCGTAG
- a CDS encoding alpha/beta hydrolase-fold protein, translated as MKSLSGLFRGMCAAVLALGLMSATAPRGDAADVEYLMVPSPAMGRDIPVAFMGGGPHAVVLLDAFNAGEGVSNWVTAGNAMNTLAGKGISVVAPASGAFTLYTNWEADGTRQWETFLSDELPSWLAANKGLAPGGHAIVGAAQGGLGAMMEATFHPDRYRYAGSMSGFLTPSNTFLNGAITAGMNEFGGVNTQAMWGAAQLGRWKWHDPEVHVQLLVDNNTRLWVFSPQTLTCSDVPAMIGYCDQAQGSNRTFYAHYRSVGGRNGHFDFPAGGNHDWGNWAAQLAAMSGDVAAAIK; from the coding sequence ATGAAGAGTCTGTCGGGCCTGTTTCGGGGAATGTGCGCCGCGGTTCTGGCGCTCGGCCTCATGAGTGCTACCGCGCCGCGCGGCGACGCCGCCGACGTCGAGTATTTGATGGTGCCGTCGCCGGCCATGGGCCGCGACATCCCGGTGGCTTTCATGGGCGGCGGTCCGCACGCCGTGGTGCTGCTGGATGCGTTCAACGCCGGCGAGGGCGTCAGCAACTGGGTTACCGCGGGCAACGCGATGAACACCCTGGCCGGTAAGGGCATCTCGGTCGTGGCGCCCGCCAGCGGTGCGTTCACCCTCTACACGAACTGGGAGGCCGACGGCACTCGGCAGTGGGAGACGTTCCTGTCCGACGAGCTGCCCAGCTGGCTGGCGGCGAACAAGGGCCTGGCGCCCGGTGGCCATGCGATCGTTGGAGCCGCCCAGGGTGGTCTCGGGGCGATGATGGAAGCGACCTTCCACCCCGACCGCTACCGCTACGCCGGGTCCATGTCGGGCTTCCTGACCCCGTCGAACACGTTCCTGAACGGTGCGATCACGGCCGGTATGAACGAGTTCGGCGGCGTGAACACCCAAGCCATGTGGGGTGCCGCACAGCTGGGCCGGTGGAAGTGGCATGACCCCGAGGTGCACGTGCAGCTGCTGGTCGACAACAACACCCGGCTGTGGGTGTTCAGCCCCCAGACGCTGACGTGCAGCGACGTGCCGGCCATGATCGGCTACTGCGATCAGGCCCAGGGCAGCAACCGCACCTTCTACGCGCATTACCGCTCGGTGGGTGGGCGCAACGGCCACTTCGACTTCCCGGCCGGCGGCAACCACGACTGGGGCAACTGGGCCGCGCAGCTGGCCGCGATGTCGGGAGATGTTGCGGCAGCGATCAAGTAA
- a CDS encoding esterase family protein, whose amino-acid sequence MKFVEKLRGVWLRRLTVAAAAAAVLPGLIGVVGGSATAGAFSKPGLPVEYLEVPSAGMGRDIKIQFQSGGPNSPAVYLLDGLRAQDDFNGWDINTPAFEWYYQSGLSVIMPVGGQSSFYSDWYKPACGKAGCSTYKWETFLTQELPAYLATNKQVKPTGSAAVGLSMAGSAALTLAIYHPQQFPYAGALSGFLNLSEGWWPMLVNLSMGDAGGYKANDMWGPTEDPNSAWKRNDPLVNIQQLIDNNTRIWIYCGDGKPSDLDAGTSSGNLFNAKFLESFTLRTNKTFRDTYLAKGGSNGVFNFPANGTHQWNYWGQQLQQMKPDIQRVLGATPTA is encoded by the coding sequence ATGAAGTTCGTTGAGAAGTTGCGCGGCGTTTGGCTGCGCCGGCTCACGGTCGCCGCGGCGGCTGCTGCCGTGCTGCCCGGCCTGATCGGCGTCGTCGGCGGCTCCGCAACGGCGGGAGCATTCTCCAAGCCGGGCCTCCCGGTCGAGTACCTCGAGGTGCCGTCCGCCGGCATGGGACGCGACATCAAGATCCAGTTCCAGAGTGGCGGTCCGAACTCGCCTGCGGTCTACCTGCTCGACGGTCTGCGTGCTCAGGACGACTTCAACGGCTGGGACATCAACACGCCGGCGTTCGAGTGGTACTACCAGTCGGGCCTGTCGGTGATCATGCCCGTCGGTGGCCAGTCCAGCTTCTACTCCGATTGGTACAAGCCCGCGTGTGGCAAGGCCGGTTGCAGCACCTACAAGTGGGAGACGTTCCTGACCCAGGAGCTGCCCGCCTACCTGGCCACCAACAAGCAGGTCAAGCCGACCGGCAGTGCGGCTGTCGGTCTGTCGATGGCCGGCTCGGCCGCGCTGACCCTGGCGATCTACCACCCGCAGCAGTTCCCGTACGCCGGCGCGTTGTCCGGCTTCCTCAACCTGTCCGAGGGCTGGTGGCCGATGCTGGTGAACCTGTCGATGGGTGACGCCGGCGGGTACAAGGCCAACGACATGTGGGGCCCGACCGAGGATCCGAACAGTGCCTGGAAGCGCAACGACCCGTTGGTCAACATCCAGCAGCTGATCGACAACAACACCCGGATCTGGATCTACTGCGGTGACGGCAAGCCGTCCGACCTGGACGCCGGAACCAGCAGTGGGAACCTGTTCAACGCGAAGTTCCTGGAGAGCTTCACACTGCGCACGAACAAGACGTTCCGCGACACCTATCTGGCCAAGGGTGGCAGCAACGGGGTGTTCAACTTCCCCGCCAACGGCACCCACCAGTGGAACTACTGGGGTCAGCAGCTGCAGCAGATGAAGCCGGACATCCAGCGCGTGCTGGGTGCTACGCCGACCGCCTGA
- a CDS encoding alpha/beta hydrolase family protein: MTALAMVLGVVPHAKAFSREGLPVEYLDVYSPSMGRNIRVEFQGSGSKAVYLLDGLRAQDDYSGWDINTPAFEWFYNTGVSVVMPVGGQSSFYTDWYSPSSFNKQTYTYKWETFLTSELPQWLTANKGVSATGNGVVGLSMSGGAALILSAYHPQQFTYAASLSGFLNPSAVLMQQAIRVAMLDAGGYNVDNMWGPPWDPAWKRNDPVVQAATIAHNGTRLWIYCAPGGQTDLDVGADPGAALSATSLESMAIKSNKDFQAAYTAAGGTNATFEFPSSGNHSWPYWGAQLAALKPDLIATINR; this comes from the coding sequence ATGACCGCACTTGCGATGGTCCTCGGCGTGGTTCCGCACGCCAAAGCTTTCTCCAGAGAAGGCCTTCCGGTGGAGTACCTCGATGTGTACTCGCCGTCGATGGGCCGCAACATCCGCGTCGAGTTCCAAGGGTCGGGTTCGAAAGCCGTCTACTTGCTCGACGGTCTGCGTGCCCAGGACGACTACAGCGGCTGGGACATCAACACCCCGGCTTTCGAGTGGTTCTACAACACGGGAGTTTCGGTGGTGATGCCCGTCGGCGGGCAGTCGAGCTTCTACACCGACTGGTACTCGCCGTCGAGCTTCAACAAGCAGACCTACACCTACAAGTGGGAGACATTCCTCACCAGCGAGCTGCCGCAGTGGCTGACCGCCAACAAGGGCGTCTCCGCGACCGGTAACGGCGTCGTCGGACTGTCGATGTCCGGCGGTGCAGCACTGATCTTGTCGGCTTACCACCCCCAGCAGTTCACCTACGCAGCCTCGTTGTCGGGATTCCTCAATCCCTCGGCGGTGCTGATGCAGCAAGCCATCCGAGTGGCCATGCTCGACGCCGGTGGCTACAACGTCGACAACATGTGGGGTCCCCCTTGGGATCCGGCGTGGAAGCGCAACGACCCGGTGGTGCAGGCCGCCACGATCGCGCACAACGGAACCCGGCTCTGGATCTACTGCGCGCCTGGTGGACAGACCGATCTCGACGTCGGCGCAGACCCAGGCGCAGCGCTGAGCGCCACCAGCCTGGAGTCGATGGCGATCAAGAGCAACAAGGATTTTCAGGCGGCCTACACCGCCGCCGGCGGCACGAACGCGACCTTCGAATTCCCCTCGTCCGGCAACCATTCGTGGCCGTACTGGGGAGCTCAACTCGCGGCACTGAAACCCGACCTCATCGCCACGATCAATCGGTGA
- a CDS encoding cutinase family protein: MARNSRTAAQRKRHRILGLIAAGAMAVAVALVVAIIVIVVRRPEAPPTAVPPTALPPTSSPGQHKPRPEFQDASCPDVQMVVIPGTWESWPTDDPLNPTQFPLALLGNVTRPLAGQFGPDRLQIYTVPYTAQFHNPLSQDNQMSYNDSRAEGTRAAVKAMTDMNNRCPLTSYVIAGFSQGAVIGGDIASDIGNGRGPVDEDLVLGVTLIADGRRQLGVGQDIGPNPPGTGAEITLHEVPVLSAMGLTMTGERPGGFGALNNRTNEICAVGDLICASPQEAFNITNLPTTLDVLAGGAGQPVHALYNTPQFWNLDGQTSTQWTLNWARDLIENAPHPKHG; encoded by the coding sequence ATGGCTCGAAACTCCCGAACCGCCGCCCAGCGCAAACGTCACCGCATCCTCGGGTTGATCGCCGCCGGCGCCATGGCCGTCGCGGTGGCGCTCGTCGTGGCGATCATCGTGATCGTCGTCCGCCGGCCCGAAGCACCCCCGACGGCGGTGCCGCCGACCGCGCTCCCGCCCACCAGTTCACCGGGCCAGCACAAGCCGCGGCCGGAATTCCAGGACGCCAGCTGCCCGGACGTCCAGATGGTCGTCATCCCCGGGACCTGGGAATCGTGGCCGACCGACGATCCGCTGAACCCGACCCAGTTCCCGCTGGCCCTGCTCGGCAACGTCACCCGGCCGCTCGCCGGCCAGTTCGGCCCCGACCGGCTCCAGATCTACACCGTCCCGTACACCGCGCAGTTCCATAACCCGCTGTCGCAGGACAACCAGATGTCTTACAACGACAGTCGCGCCGAGGGCACCCGCGCCGCGGTCAAGGCCATGACCGACATGAACAATCGCTGCCCGCTGACCAGCTACGTGATCGCCGGCTTCTCGCAGGGCGCGGTGATCGGGGGCGATATTGCCAGCGACATCGGCAATGGGCGCGGTCCGGTCGACGAGGACCTGGTCCTGGGTGTGACGTTGATCGCCGACGGGCGCCGCCAGCTGGGGGTCGGGCAGGACATCGGCCCCAACCCGCCAGGCACCGGCGCTGAGATCACCCTGCACGAGGTTCCGGTGCTGTCGGCGATGGGCCTGACCATGACGGGCGAGCGGCCGGGCGGCTTCGGTGCGCTGAACAACCGCACCAATGAGATCTGCGCCGTCGGAGACCTGATCTGCGCTTCGCCCCAGGAGGCGTTCAACATCACCAATCTGCCGACGACGCTCGACGTCCTGGCGGGCGGCGCCGGACAGCCGGTGCACGCGCTTTACAACACGCCGCAGTTCTGGAACCTCGACGGTCAAACCTCGACGCAGTGGACACTGAATTGGGCGCGCGATCTGATCGAGAACGCGCCACATCCAAAACATGGATGA
- a CDS encoding phosphatase PAP2 family protein, whose translation MPDAEPVAPPATGEVAALVAVQSTLGTPQVIEVARAMSHFGEHAQGWIALSALGALAMPKRRRDWILVGVGAVAAHAAAIAIKLVVHRARPSHPAVAVNVGTPSALSFPSAHATSTTAGAMLLSRATRSRLPLVVVPAMALSRLVLGVHYPTDVLAGAAVGAVVARTAGCFASSQEETRK comes from the coding sequence ATGCCTGACGCCGAACCCGTCGCGCCGCCGGCGACCGGCGAAGTCGCCGCCCTGGTCGCCGTGCAGTCCACGCTCGGTACCCCGCAGGTGATCGAGGTGGCGCGGGCGATGTCGCATTTCGGTGAGCATGCCCAGGGCTGGATCGCGTTATCGGCGCTGGGTGCGCTCGCCATGCCGAAGCGGCGACGAGACTGGATCCTGGTCGGCGTCGGTGCCGTCGCAGCGCACGCGGCCGCGATCGCGATCAAACTGGTGGTGCACCGCGCCCGGCCCAGTCACCCGGCGGTCGCGGTCAATGTCGGTACGCCCAGCGCGCTCAGCTTTCCGTCTGCGCACGCCACGTCCACCACCGCCGGCGCTATGCTGCTGAGCCGAGCCACCCGCTCGCGACTGCCACTGGTGGTGGTGCCCGCGATGGCCCTGTCGCGGCTGGTGCTCGGCGTGCACTATCCGACTGACGTCCTGGCCGGGGCGGCGGTCGGCGCCGTTGTCGCGAGGACGGCCGGTTGTTTCGCCTCATCGCAGGAGGAGACGCGGAAGTGA
- a CDS encoding decaprenyl-phosphate phosphoribosyltransferase — MSNEAAPVGRPPSNVFTGLIKAIRPRQWVKNLLVLLAPIAALGGDINYDYDEVAIKILIAFASFSLAASCIYLVNDSRDVEADRQHPTKRFRPIAAGVVPEWLAYTVAVVLGVGALALSLLASVNLLIVIAVYIGMQLAYCFGLKHQAVLDICIVSSAYLIRAIAGGAAAGIPLSQWFLLVMTFGSLFMVAGKRYAELQLAERTGAKIRKSLESYTASYLRFVWTVAATAMVVCYSLWAFERDGANASWYAVTIIPITIAILRYAVDVDGGLAGEPEDIALKDRVLQLLLLAWIGTIGAAIAFS, encoded by the coding sequence ATGAGTAATGAAGCGGCGCCGGTCGGCCGACCGCCGAGCAATGTGTTCACCGGGCTCATCAAGGCCATCCGCCCGCGCCAGTGGGTCAAGAACCTGCTGGTGTTGCTCGCCCCGATCGCGGCACTCGGCGGTGACATCAACTACGACTACGACGAAGTCGCGATCAAGATCCTGATCGCGTTCGCCTCCTTCTCGCTGGCGGCGTCGTGCATCTATCTGGTGAACGACTCGCGTGACGTCGAGGCCGATCGCCAGCATCCGACCAAACGGTTCCGCCCGATCGCCGCGGGCGTGGTCCCCGAATGGCTGGCCTACACCGTCGCGGTCGTCCTTGGTGTCGGCGCGCTGGCGCTGTCACTACTGGCCTCGGTGAATCTCCTCATCGTGATCGCTGTGTACATCGGGATGCAGCTGGCCTACTGCTTCGGGCTCAAACATCAAGCGGTGCTGGACATCTGCATCGTGTCGTCGGCCTACTTGATCCGAGCCATCGCTGGTGGCGCCGCGGCGGGCATTCCGCTGTCACAGTGGTTCCTACTGGTGATGACATTCGGTTCTCTGTTCATGGTGGCCGGAAAGCGTTATGCCGAATTGCAACTCGCCGAACGCACCGGCGCCAAGATCCGCAAGTCGCTCGAGAGCTACACGGCCTCCTATCTCCGGTTCGTCTGGACGGTGGCGGCCACCGCGATGGTGGTCTGCTACAGCCTGTGGGCCTTCGAGCGGGACGGGGCGAACGCGTCGTGGTACGCGGTCACGATCATTCCCATCACCATCGCGATCCTGCGCTACGCCGTCGACGTCGACGGTGGACTGGCCGGTGAACCCGAGGACATCGCGTTGAAGGATCGGGTGCTGCAACTGCTGTTGCTGGCGTGGATCGGGACCATCGGTGCAGCGATCGCCTTCAGTTGA
- a CDS encoding DUF732 domain-containing protein, whose protein sequence is MQRSDGLVNGNAAGAVRHALLMAGLLGPAAVLLVACTSGEDLVTTAVPPTAQTSGAVHGHGAPLPADADLQSTKFNVTPTQRGFLDALTAAGVHPSSELEALSIGSHVCQAHAAGQSDQAVWDYIAPMVRSDVVDAGSPPHTAPDPQVTEATADYIRIATQQLC, encoded by the coding sequence GTGCAGCGCTCGGACGGTTTGGTGAACGGCAACGCTGCCGGCGCCGTCCGTCACGCTCTGCTGATGGCCGGACTGCTCGGCCCGGCGGCCGTGCTGTTGGTGGCCTGCACTTCCGGTGAGGACCTGGTCACCACCGCCGTGCCGCCAACCGCCCAGACCAGCGGCGCCGTCCACGGTCACGGCGCGCCGCTACCCGCGGACGCCGACCTGCAGTCCACCAAGTTCAACGTCACACCGACGCAGCGTGGGTTCCTCGACGCGCTGACCGCCGCCGGTGTGCATCCCTCGAGTGAGCTGGAAGCACTGAGCATCGGTTCTCACGTCTGTCAGGCCCACGCGGCCGGTCAAAGCGACCAGGCGGTATGGGACTACATTGCTCCGATGGTGCGCAGTGACGTCGTCGACGCGGGATCGCCGCCGCACACTGCCCCCGATCCGCAGGTGACTGAGGCCACCGCCGACTACATCCGGATCGCCACCCAGCAGCTCTGCTAA